Below is a window of Candidatus Viadribacter manganicus DNA.
CGATCGTGATGCTGCTGTCGTTCTTCATCGGTATGGTTGTCGCCTATCTTGGCGCGCGCATTCTTGGTGATTTCGGCGCATCGGTGTTCACGGTCGAACTTGTCGCCTTCTCTATGCTGCGCGAATTCGGCGTCGTCATCACGGCCGTTATTCTCGCGGGGCGCACCAACTCGGCCTTCACAGCAGAAATAGGCGCGATGAAGATGCGACAGGAAATCGACGCCATGCGCGTCATCGGTATCAAACCGATGGATGCGCTCGTCGTGCCGCGCGTCATCGCGATGCTGATCATGACGCCGATTCTCACCTTCGCGGCGATGATGGCGGGTATGTTCGGCGGCTTGCTCGTCTGTTGGGGCGAACTTGGCGTCAGCCCCGCTATGTTCTTTGCGCGTATAGCCGAAGTCGTTCCCGCCCAACATTTCTGGGTCGGCTTTGTCAAAGCGCCGGCCTTCGCTGTTGTTCTTGCAGTCATCGCCTGCAAGCAAGGGCTTTCAGTCGGCGGCGACGTCGGCTCGCTCGGTTCGCGCGTCACCACCTCGGTGGTCCAAGGCATCTTCATGGTGATTTTGATGGACGCTCTGTTCGCGCTCTGGTTCCTGGAGATGGACTGGTGAGCGAAGAGATCGCCATTCGTGTGCGCGGCCTCGTTACGCGCTTTGGCACGCAGACCGTTCATGACGGGTTGGATCTGGATGTGCGCCGTGGTGAAATCCTCGGCGTCGTCGGGCCATCCGGAACCGGAAAATCGGTGTTGCTGCGTGAGGTCGTTGGTCTCGATGCACCGACGGCGGGGGAAATCACATTTCCCTGTTTTGAAGAGCAGGAGCGTGAACCGCGTCTCGGCGTCATGTTTCAGGACGGCGCGTTGTTCTCGACACTCACGATCCTTGAAAATGTCGAAGCGCCGTTGCGTGAGCATACGCGTTTATCGCCGGAACTTCGCTCCGAGATTGCCAGCCTTAAACTGTCCATGGCCGGCCTTGGCCCTGATGCGCATCACAAGAAGCCGGCGCAAATCTCAGGCGGCATGCGAAAGCGCGCTTCCGTCGCGCGCGCGATCGCGCTCGACCCCGAATTGCTGTTCCTGGACGAGCCGACTGCGGGTCTCGATCCGATCAGCGCCGAGAAATTTGATCGCATGACCGAGGAGCTCGCGCGTTCACTCGGTCTCACCGTGTTTCTGGTCACCCACGATTTGGACACGCTTCACGCTATCTGCGATCGCGTCGCCGTGCTCTATAAAGGCAAGGTCGCCGCGATCGGCACCATCCCCGAAATCACCGCCAACGCAGAAGGTTGGGTGAAAGAATATTTTTCAGGTCCGCGAGGGCGTGCCGCTCAGCACGGCGCCGCGGGAGGATAAGCCATGGAAACGAAAGCCAACTACGTCCTGATCGGCGCCTCGACAATTATCGGCGCTTTGCTGATCATGCTCTTTGCGATGTGGATCACCACCGGTGATCTGCGGCGCGGCTTCAATCAGTATGACGTCGTGTTTGATGATCCGGTACGCGGCCTCACTGAGGGCGGGGAAGTGCGCTTCAACGGCATCAAGGTTGGCGAAGTGGAATCGCTGCGCATCGACGCCGACAACACCAACCGGGTTATCGCGCGCATTCGTGTGTCATCGGACGTGCCGGTAAAGACGGATACAGAAGCGCAGTTGGAGCCGATTGGTCTTACAGGCGTTACCCTGATCCAGCTCTCAACCGGTAGTGTTGAGGCCGAGCTGCTGCGCCCGGCATTCGGCGCGCCGCCGCCACGTATCCAAGGCCGCGGTAGTCAGATCGATGTTATCGTCGCGCGGGGCGAGGAGGTGGCGCTGCGCGCAAGCGAAGCTATGGCGGCTGTGCGTGATTTGCTGACGGACGAGAATATTGCGCGCGTGACCCGATCATTGGAGAATCTCGAGGCGATCACCACGCAATTGGCGGCGCGCGATTCTGTCGTGACCCAGTCGGGCGAAGCCGCGCGTGAAATCGCGCAGCTCGCGCGTCAAATGCAATCCGATCTCTCCGATCTCGATGATGTGCTTGGTGAAGTAAACCAAGCCGCGAGCGTCGCGTCCGGCGAAACGCTGCCCGAATTGTCGCTGGCGGCCGAGGAAATCCGCCGCGCCGCAGCCGGCATCAGCCGTGTTGCAAACAATCTCGAAGAGAACCCATCCGTCCTGACGCCGCGTAGTCCGCGGCCGACCGTGGAGCTTGAGCCATGATCCGCGCCGCCGCGCTTCTTCTTGCCGCCTCGATGCTGGGCGGGTGTATCACGCTGCTGCCAGAGCCGCCGCCGGCGCCGCGCACCTACGTGCTCGAAGCGCGCGATGTGCGTCAGCTGGAGGGCGCGCCCGTCAACGCCGTGGTCGGCGTCGCCCAACCCACGGGCGAGCGCGTAATCTTAGGGTCTGACATTGTCTGGCGCACGGGCGATACGCTTGCCTATGTTGATCAGTCACAATGGTCGAGCCGGGCGGCGGACTCGCTGCAACAGATTTTGGCTGAAACGATTATCAGCCAGGGCCGCTTCACGTCGTCGACTCGTTCTGGCGAAGCGCGCGCGGATTACGAGGTCCGCTGGGAGGTTCTGGATTTCGAAGTGCATGAAGACGACATGCAAGCGCATTTCCGCGCCGATGTTCGTATCGTCGCGCCGGGCCGGCGGATTGTGGCTTCGCATATGGTGGAAACTACCGCGCCCGTCAGTGCGCGTTCGTCATCGGTGGCGGCTGATGCGCTTGCGCGCGCCGCCCGTGAAGGCAGCGCGCGCATTGGGGAGTTTGCGGCAGAGGCAGTATTGGCGGCTCAAGCCTCCGCCAACACCGAGAGTAACTGATCAGGCCAGGGCGGCGTCGATCAGCAGATAGGCGCGGACGAGGTCCGAACCTTGTTCCTTGTTCTCGCTCTTGGCGAGATCAGGGCGTGAGCGGAACGCGATGGCCGTATCGTGAGCATCGACGTTGCGCTTCATGTGACGGACCAAGCGGGTCACGGCGCCAGGAGCGGCGTCGATAACGGCGCGGCGGCGAGCGCTGGCGCCATCACGTGAGCAACGAGCGATGCGCTCGAGATCACCAGCGTGCAGCACGTCATCGAGATCAACGCCGGCATTGGTGACAATGTCGATCGCGTCGGTCTTCAGCGTCGCATCCTTGTTGACCGGTTCGTTACGGCCGAAATCAGCCAGTTCGAACGCGCTCTCATTGGCGGCGACGGGCGCTGCTTCTTCGCGCTGCGGCGGCATGAAGTTGCCCCATGAACCGAAGCCTTTGAACACGCGCTTCGGCTCACGCTCGATCGCGACTTCGGCGCGGACTTGCGTGCGCACTTCGGCGCGGGGACGGACGCTGCCGCGAGAGACGGCGGCGTTGGCTGCAGCGTGCAGGGTCGTCATTTCTTCAGCGTGTGCGAACTCAACCGGCTCAGGCTGGCGCTCGACCTTCTTGCTGGTCGCGAGCGAAGCGATGGCGCCGAGGCGCTTTTCGATCGCGGCGGCTTGACGCTCGGCGGCGGCTTGGCTTTCGCTCGACGCCGTGCGTGCTTCGCTGAGGCGGGCCATCGTGTCGTTAGCGGCTTCTTGCATCGCTTGCGCTTCGGCGCGGATCAGCTGGGCTGCGCGCTTGGCTTCGTTGACGGCGTTGCGCGTCGTCTCACGAACGGCGCTGGCCGTTTCGTTTGCGGCGAGCACGGCTTCGGCCGTTGACTTGCGGGCCGTTTCGGTGAGGCGGGTGGCTTCGGCGAGACCGCCGAGCATTTCCGTCATCGAGCCGTTCAGCGAGGCGGCTGCGGCGTTGGCGTGGTCAGCGGCCTTGTGGAACTTCGCGGTGTGCTCGCCCAACACGTTGGCCGAGGAGGCGAACGAGGTGAGGTGCGATTCCAGCGCGTGTTCGGCGGCAGTGACTTCCGTCTTCACCAGCTTTGAAGCTTCGCGCATCAGGCGGACTTGGCGGCCGATCGAGTTGGCGATCACGTCCGTCTGGTCCTTGATGTCGGCTTTGACCTCGACGAGCGCTTCACGTTCGCGAGCCAGCGAATCCGTCATCGCTTGGGTGTTGGCGCGCGAAGCGGCGACCGCATCACCGAAGAGCGCGGCATTGCGTTGCGCGGCGGCTTCGAGTTCGGCCAGGCGATCCAAGGCAGCCGAGACTGCATCGTTCAGTTGGCCGATCTCGTTCTTCACCGTGTTGGTGAGACGTTGCGCTTGAGCTTCGCCAGCTTCCATCGGAAGCGCGGCGGCGTGGGCAAGGCGCGTCAGTTCGGCTGCGAGCTTGCGCGCTTTCAGCGCTTCGCCGGCGGCGGAGGCGGCAACCCAGAAGAGCAGGGCCGGGCCGAAAGCGAGCGCGATCAAGCCGGCTTGCATCGCCGGGTCCATCGCCATCACGGCTTCGACACCGAAATAGGTGAGTGGGCCGCCAATGGCGCCGCCGATCCAAACGAAGGCCATCAAGCCACCGGCGAAGCCGGCCCACGAGAAGCCCGTTCTGATCTTTTCGTCGCGCTTGGGCTCGATCACCGCCGGCTCGTTGTGAGCCACGGCTTCGAAGTCTTCGCGATCGAAGTGTTCAGCAAAATCATCCGCGATGGAATCGTTCGTTTCTTCGATTTCACCGAAATCGTCGAACGGATCGCGCTCGTCGTCCTCTTGACCGTAGTACATAGTAAACTCCCGCAGCGCCCACGGATCGCGGGCGTTAACGGGTCGGCTGCAACGCCCATGCCAACGAGGCGAGTGGGTTTCGCGCCATAAGCGTGCTCCAATTCGGAGCAAACGCCGCGCCAATGTGCCTCAAAAGCGAGAAGTAAGGTTAAGCGCATGCGGATGCGCGCCGCGGCGCGATACGCAACGGCGTTGAGGCGCGTTCGAGGTAAACGCCGCGTTAGCCTTCGTGGCTCTTGGCCAGGCGCAACCCTTGCTCGATTATGTTTTCTGGATGCATTTCATCAATCCGCCGTATCAGGTCGAACCGTTCGATGCGGAGCGCGCCGGCATTCTCGTTGGCGTCACCGCAGCGATCGGCATGGCGGGCGGCGTCATTGGCGGCGTGATCTGGAATGTGTTTCACAGAGCCAAG
It encodes the following:
- a CDS encoding MlaD family protein, which translates into the protein METKANYVLIGASTIIGALLIMLFAMWITTGDLRRGFNQYDVVFDDPVRGLTEGGEVRFNGIKVGEVESLRIDADNTNRVIARIRVSSDVPVKTDTEAQLEPIGLTGVTLIQLSTGSVEAELLRPAFGAPPPRIQGRGSQIDVIVARGEEVALRASEAMAAVRDLLTDENIARVTRSLENLEAITTQLAARDSVVTQSGEAAREIAQLARQMQSDLSDLDDVLGEVNQAASVASGETLPELSLAAEEIRRAAAGISRVANNLEENPSVLTPRSPRPTVELEP
- a CDS encoding ABC-type transport auxiliary lipoprotein family protein → MIRAAALLLAASMLGGCITLLPEPPPAPRTYVLEARDVRQLEGAPVNAVVGVAQPTGERVILGSDIVWRTGDTLAYVDQSQWSSRAADSLQQILAETIISQGRFTSSTRSGEARADYEVRWEVLDFEVHEDDMQAHFRADVRIVAPGRRIVASHMVETTAPVSARSSSVAADALARAAREGSARIGEFAAEAVLAAQASANTESN
- a CDS encoding MlaE family ABC transporter permease, with the translated sequence MATTAATFEFRDEERAPVLALRGDWTVDTISGLENGLAEVSERLKAGAVVDVADLGRFDVAGAYLIDRTFRESPSGDKVRVAIRGEHANAMRLLQAARKAYAGPAAPPRFLHGWKGFLDLTGRAMVSIADEITETVGFFGETLVTIGRQIANPRRIRPVSVVSVMEKAGLNALPIVMLLSFFIGMVVAYLGARILGDFGASVFTVELVAFSMLREFGVVITAVILAGRTNSAFTAEIGAMKMRQEIDAMRVIGIKPMDALVVPRVIAMLIMTPILTFAAMMAGMFGGLLVCWGELGVSPAMFFARIAEVVPAQHFWVGFVKAPAFAVVLAVIACKQGLSVGGDVGSLGSRVTTSVVQGIFMVILMDALFALWFLEMDW
- a CDS encoding ABC transporter ATP-binding protein, with protein sequence MSEEIAIRVRGLVTRFGTQTVHDGLDLDVRRGEILGVVGPSGTGKSVLLREVVGLDAPTAGEITFPCFEEQEREPRLGVMFQDGALFSTLTILENVEAPLREHTRLSPELRSEIASLKLSMAGLGPDAHHKKPAQISGGMRKRASVARAIALDPELLFLDEPTAGLDPISAEKFDRMTEELARSLGLTVFLVTHDLDTLHAICDRVAVLYKGKVAAIGTIPEITANAEGWVKEYFSGPRGRAAQHGAAGG